The following coding sequences are from one Luteimonas sp. S4-F44 window:
- a CDS encoding iron-sulfur cluster assembly accessory protein: MAIALAPAALERARRFLAASPDALGLRFGVTRTGCSGWGYVVDLAHEERPGDAISEQDGVRIYVDAQSQPMVDGTEIDFAQKGLNQEFVFRNPNAAAECGCGESFTVDDSHRDTES, from the coding sequence ATGGCCATCGCACTCGCTCCCGCCGCCCTCGAACGGGCCCGCCGTTTCCTCGCCGCCAGCCCCGATGCGCTGGGGTTGCGCTTCGGCGTGACCAGGACCGGCTGTTCGGGTTGGGGCTACGTCGTCGACCTGGCGCATGAGGAACGGCCCGGTGATGCGATTTCCGAGCAGGACGGCGTGCGGATCTACGTCGATGCGCAAAGCCAGCCGATGGTCGACGGGACCGAGATCGACTTCGCGCAGAAGGGACTGAACCAGGAGTTCGTGTTCCGCAACCCCAATGCGGCCGCCGAGTGCGGCTGCGGCGAGAGCTTTACCGTGGACGATTCACATCGTGACACTGAGTCCTAG
- the cfa gene encoding cyclopropane fatty acyl phospholipid synthase: MRDDRFHSRLEQLLSDADVRVDGDRAWDMQVCDDRLPARVLLGGSLALGEAYMDGWWDAGSLDGLLFRLLDAGIDRKVHGFADLRIAVLARLFNLQRGQRSYAVGERHYDIGNDLYAAMLGRRLVYSCGYWRDSGDLDAAQEAKLDLCCRKLGLRPGMRLLDIGCGWGEMLKFAAERYGASGVGITISREQAAFASLLCDGLPVEIRVQDYRELGERFDRIVSIGMFEHVGVKNYETYFDVARRCLADDGLFLLHSIGGNTSRTHTDPWIAKYIFPNSMLPSAAQLTRALEGRFVIEDWHNFGADYDRTLQVWRDNVEAAWPLLSERYDERFRRMWRYYLAGSMASFRARLIQLWQLVLSPSGVLGGYVAPR; the protein is encoded by the coding sequence ATGCGCGACGATCGTTTCCACTCTCGGCTCGAGCAACTGCTCTCGGACGCGGACGTCCGCGTCGACGGCGATCGCGCCTGGGACATGCAAGTCTGCGACGACCGGCTGCCCGCGCGCGTGCTGTTAGGCGGCTCGCTGGCACTGGGCGAGGCGTACATGGATGGCTGGTGGGACGCCGGCTCGCTCGACGGACTGCTGTTTCGCCTGCTCGACGCCGGGATCGACCGCAAGGTGCACGGCTTCGCCGACCTGCGCATCGCGGTGCTGGCGCGCCTGTTCAACCTGCAGCGTGGGCAGCGCAGCTACGCCGTCGGCGAGCGTCATTACGACATCGGCAACGACCTCTACGCCGCGATGCTCGGCAGGCGGCTGGTCTACAGCTGCGGCTACTGGCGTGATTCGGGCGACCTGGACGCCGCGCAGGAAGCGAAACTCGATCTGTGCTGCCGTAAGCTCGGCCTGCGCCCGGGCATGCGCCTGCTCGACATCGGCTGCGGCTGGGGCGAGATGCTGAAGTTCGCGGCCGAGCGCTACGGTGCGTCGGGCGTCGGCATCACCATCTCGCGCGAACAGGCCGCGTTCGCCAGCCTCCTGTGCGACGGGCTGCCGGTCGAGATCCGCGTGCAGGACTATCGCGAACTGGGCGAGCGGTTCGACCGCATCGTGTCGATCGGTATGTTCGAGCACGTCGGGGTGAAGAACTACGAAACCTATTTTGACGTCGCGCGCCGCTGCCTTGCGGACGACGGCTTGTTCCTGCTGCACAGCATCGGCGGCAATACCAGCCGCACGCACACCGATCCGTGGATTGCGAAGTACATCTTCCCGAACTCGATGCTGCCCTCGGCGGCGCAGCTGACGCGCGCGCTCGAAGGCCGCTTCGTGATCGAGGACTGGCACAACTTCGGCGCGGACTACGACCGCACGTTGCAGGTCTGGCGCGACAACGTCGAGGCGGCGTGGCCGTTGCTGTCGGAACGCTACGACGAGCGCTTCCGGCGCATGTGGCGCTACTACCTCGCCGGGTCGATGGCGAGCTTCCGCGCGCGGCTGATCCAGCTTTGGCAGCTGGTGCTATCGCCCAGTGGCGTGCTTGGGGGCTACGTCGCGCCGCGTTGA